A window of Sphingobacterium sp. SRCM116780 contains these coding sequences:
- a CDS encoding MFS transporter, which yields MNKGIIALAFGGLAIGMTEFSMMGILPDIAKDLHIDIPRAAHLIALYAIGVVVGAPTLVLLSGKYPPKNVLLFLMVLFFIFNGLFAISPTHFTMQLSRFMSGLPHGAFFGVGSVVAARLAPKGKEAQAISIMFTGMTIANLAGVPLGTYIGHHYSWRITYGVISILGLLTFLMIYIWLPKIESSKNNDIITQLSFFKKKEAWLLMAIISIGTGGLFAWISYIAPLVTQVSGLDPNRVPIIMILIGVGMFFGNLLGGKLADTISPTKAAIASFSSMAICLVVLYFISPFEWSAYIMAFITGLVSFTIGSPTQMMLIRTAKGAETLAAAGGQAAFNLGNTLGAYLGGIPIIYGLAYNTPSLVGVGMATIGAILSFIFLVQYVQKNRIPVAD from the coding sequence ATGAACAAAGGAATTATTGCCCTAGCATTTGGTGGTCTCGCAATCGGAATGACAGAATTTTCGATGATGGGTATCCTGCCCGATATAGCAAAAGATTTACACATTGACATTCCAAGAGCCGCTCACTTGATCGCATTATATGCAATAGGTGTAGTCGTTGGAGCTCCTACTTTAGTATTATTATCTGGAAAATACCCCCCTAAAAACGTATTGCTGTTTTTAATGGTTTTATTCTTCATCTTTAACGGATTGTTTGCCATATCACCCACACATTTTACGATGCAACTTTCCAGATTCATGTCTGGTCTACCCCATGGTGCATTCTTTGGTGTCGGCTCTGTCGTAGCTGCACGCCTTGCCCCGAAAGGAAAAGAAGCACAGGCCATATCGATTATGTTTACAGGCATGACCATTGCAAACTTAGCAGGCGTACCTTTGGGAACCTATATTGGTCATCATTATTCGTGGCGCATTACCTATGGCGTCATTAGCATCTTAGGTTTATTGACTTTTTTAATGATTTACATATGGCTACCCAAGATCGAGTCGTCAAAGAATAATGATATCATCACACAGCTTAGTTTTTTCAAAAAGAAAGAAGCATGGTTATTGATGGCTATTATTTCGATTGGAACAGGAGGATTATTTGCATGGATAAGCTATATTGCACCCTTAGTTACCCAGGTATCTGGACTAGACCCTAATCGTGTACCGATCATCATGATTCTAATTGGTGTAGGTATGTTTTTTGGAAATCTATTAGGGGGAAAGTTGGCGGATACGATATCGCCTACAAAAGCAGCAATTGCAAGTTTTAGTTCAATGGCGATCTGTTTGGTGGTGCTCTATTTTATTTCTCCATTTGAATGGTCAGCCTATATCATGGCTTTTATTACAGGGTTAGTTTCCTTTACAATAGGTTCACCAACTCAAATGATGCTAATCAGAACGGCCAAAGGAGCAGAAACATTAGCTGCAGCTGGAGGTCAGGCCGCATTTAATTTAGGTAATACATTAGGTGCATATTTAGGTGGCATCCCAATTATTTACGGATTGGCGTACAACACCCCTTCTTTAGTTGGCGTTGGAATGGCAACTATTGGTGCTATACTAAGTTTCATTTTCCTTGTTCAATATGTTCAAAAAAATCGTATTCCTGTTGCAGATTAA
- a CDS encoding fumarate hydratase, with protein sequence MQTEGASYLQGEWKQDRIPDQDQMLQYTLTEFRFTCDSIYARMYVHAKTKQIPDSCYKNGSWVEYAKGLYVVRGDSVIVDGIYTKENGKQKVSGCYRQGQYLPRFKVAFHGKDSLVLENKYDQRPIILRKTKDVICVPKKRWE encoded by the coding sequence ATGCAAACAGAAGGTGCCAGCTACTTGCAGGGGGAATGGAAACAAGATCGTATCCCCGATCAAGACCAGATGTTACAATATACGTTGACGGAGTTTCGATTTACATGTGATTCCATCTATGCACGCATGTATGTACATGCAAAAACAAAACAAATACCCGACAGCTGTTACAAAAACGGTTCTTGGGTAGAATATGCCAAAGGGTTATATGTTGTCCGTGGTGACAGTGTGATCGTGGATGGGATATACACCAAAGAAAATGGGAAACAAAAAGTGTCTGGTTGTTATCGTCAGGGTCAATATCTCCCCAGATTCAAAGTTGCTTTTCATGGAAAAGATTCTTTGGTATTAGAAAATAAATATGACCAGCGCCCCATCATTTTACGCAAAACAAAAGACGTAATCTGTGTCCCTAAAAAGCGTTGGGAATAA
- the fumC gene encoding class II fumarate hydratase, which translates to MSFRIEKDTMGEVQVPADKYWGAQTERSRNNFKIGPAASMPHEIIAGFAYLKKAAAFANAELGVLPIEKRDAIAAVCDEILAGKLDDQFPLVIWQTGSGTQSNMNLNEVIANRAQVLAGFKIAEGEPVLKANDDVNKSQSSNDTFPTGMHIAAYKAVMEVTIPGVEKLRDTLAKKSAEFMHVVKIGRTHLMDATPLTLGQELSGYVAQLNHGLRAVKNTLAHLSELALGGTAVGTGLNTPAGYDVVVAKYIAQFTGLPFITAENKFEALAAHDAIVETHGSLKQLAVSLNKIANDIRMLASGPRSGIGEIIIPENEPGSSIMPGKVNPTQCEALTMVAAQVMGNDVAITIGGTQGHYELNVFKPLMAANFLQSARLIGDACVSFEEHCASGIEPNYPRIKELVDNSLMLVTALNTKIGYYKSAEIAQTAHRNNSTLKETAIALGYVTAAEFDEWVKPEDMVGSLK; encoded by the coding sequence ATGTCATTTAGAATAGAAAAAGATACCATGGGTGAAGTTCAAGTTCCAGCAGATAAATACTGGGGAGCTCAAACAGAACGTTCACGCAATAACTTTAAAATAGGCCCTGCAGCCTCTATGCCACATGAAATCATTGCAGGTTTTGCTTACTTAAAAAAAGCCGCTGCTTTTGCTAATGCTGAATTAGGAGTTTTACCTATTGAAAAACGTGATGCTATTGCCGCTGTTTGTGATGAGATTTTAGCCGGTAAACTGGATGATCAATTCCCATTAGTAATCTGGCAAACGGGTTCAGGAACACAGTCAAATATGAACTTGAATGAAGTGATTGCGAACCGTGCTCAAGTATTAGCAGGTTTTAAAATTGCAGAAGGAGAGCCTGTATTGAAAGCAAATGATGATGTGAACAAATCACAATCTTCTAACGACACTTTCCCTACAGGAATGCACATTGCAGCTTACAAAGCCGTTATGGAGGTAACCATTCCTGGAGTTGAAAAACTACGTGATACGTTAGCTAAAAAATCTGCTGAATTTATGCATGTTGTTAAGATTGGTCGTACGCACTTAATGGATGCAACTCCTTTAACTTTAGGTCAAGAACTATCTGGTTATGTGGCGCAATTAAACCATGGGCTTAGAGCTGTAAAAAATACATTAGCCCATTTATCAGAATTAGCATTAGGTGGTACTGCAGTAGGTACAGGATTAAATACTCCTGCAGGTTATGATGTTGTTGTCGCTAAATATATAGCGCAATTTACAGGTTTACCTTTCATCACGGCTGAAAATAAATTTGAAGCTTTAGCTGCACATGATGCGATTGTTGAAACACATGGATCTTTGAAACAATTAGCTGTTTCATTAAATAAAATAGCGAATGATATTCGCATGTTGGCTTCTGGCCCTCGTTCTGGTATTGGTGAGATCATTATTCCTGAAAATGAACCAGGCTCTTCTATTATGCCAGGAAAAGTAAACCCGACACAATGTGAAGCATTAACCATGGTTGCTGCTCAGGTGATGGGAAATGATGTTGCCATTACAATCGGTGGTACACAAGGTCACTATGAATTGAACGTATTCAAGCCTTTGATGGCCGCTAACTTTTTACAGTCAGCGCGTTTAATCGGTGATGCATGTGTCTCTTTTGAGGAACACTGTGCAAGTGGTATCGAACCAAATTATCCTCGTATTAAAGAATTAGTGGATAACTCTTTAATGTTAGTAACGGCTTTAAATACTAAAATTGGTTATTATAAATCAGCTGAAATTGCACAAACAGCACATCGAAACAATTCTACATTAAAAGAAACGGCTATTGCATTGGGATATGTAACTGCTGCAGAATTTGATGAATGGGTAAAACCTGAAGATATGGTTGGAAGCTTAAAATAA
- a CDS encoding S41 family peptidase, which produces MQGSIKRNIFVAATYAGVLLLGLLLGQKYADEQGNNQPTSLLTGGLTGNSEKVQYLINLIADNYVDKVNLDTIQDEAIQHIITRLDPFSTFLKPNERLAQTEALEGTFEGIGVEYFNLNDTLFVVGMIAGGPAEKSGMKIGDRLIKIANQNIAGIKVKEKDVERLIRGKKGSTVEIIIKRNKEILTTALKVVRDQVKVSTLDASYMIAPKIAYVKIRRFGHQTAEDFKVRLRDLKKAGAQDLILDLRGNGGGYLHAAIDLASAFFKEKRLLMYTEGVNELRRDYFSEEAGDFNEGRIIVLINEETASASEIVTGALQDLDRGTIVGRRSYGKGLVQEQFDFADGSAVNLTVARYYTPLGRCIQRKYTRANYDQSKYMTTFDLWTLDTEFSTHEMYTTSKGKMLFGGGGIQPDVVIPIDSNEVSSKYREIYHSNSIEEFVYDRFTRKLPAYSIENFLSGYHLPEAEFNAFISFLLKKGITVNKGEASRLHEIIQSDIEALVGRYYFGREAYFKIKNRRDHFIAGAFHSLGVPMLMH; this is translated from the coding sequence ATGCAAGGAAGTATAAAACGGAATATTTTTGTGGCGGCAACATATGCTGGAGTTTTACTCCTAGGCTTGTTGTTGGGGCAGAAGTATGCCGATGAACAAGGAAACAACCAACCAACCTCTTTACTGACTGGAGGATTGACTGGGAATTCCGAAAAAGTTCAATATTTAATTAACCTGATTGCTGATAATTATGTCGATAAAGTGAATCTGGATACCATTCAAGATGAAGCTATTCAGCATATTATTACGCGATTAGATCCTTTTTCAACTTTTCTAAAACCCAATGAACGCTTAGCACAAACGGAAGCGTTAGAAGGCACTTTTGAAGGGATAGGTGTCGAATACTTTAATCTCAATGATACTCTTTTTGTGGTCGGGATGATTGCAGGGGGACCTGCGGAAAAATCAGGAATGAAGATCGGTGATCGGTTGATTAAAATTGCAAATCAGAATATTGCGGGAATAAAAGTAAAGGAAAAGGATGTAGAAAGATTAATCCGTGGTAAAAAGGGGTCTACCGTTGAGATTATTATCAAAAGAAATAAGGAGATCTTAACCACAGCCTTAAAAGTGGTTCGCGATCAAGTCAAAGTGAGTACGCTAGATGCCTCTTATATGATTGCTCCAAAAATAGCGTATGTCAAAATCAGACGTTTTGGCCATCAGACAGCAGAAGATTTCAAGGTTAGGTTGCGTGATTTGAAAAAGGCAGGAGCACAGGATCTGATTCTTGATCTTAGAGGCAATGGAGGTGGATACCTGCATGCTGCGATTGATCTCGCAAGTGCGTTCTTCAAAGAGAAGCGCTTGTTGATGTATACAGAAGGAGTGAACGAATTGCGGAGGGATTATTTTTCAGAAGAGGCTGGTGACTTTAATGAGGGACGAATCATTGTGTTGATCAATGAAGAGACGGCTTCTGCGAGTGAAATTGTCACTGGAGCTTTGCAGGATTTGGATCGAGGGACTATTGTCGGTCGTCGATCTTATGGAAAAGGTTTAGTTCAAGAACAATTTGATTTTGCCGACGGTTCTGCCGTAAACTTAACCGTAGCACGTTATTATACGCCTTTGGGTCGATGTATTCAACGTAAATACACACGAGCAAATTATGATCAGTCCAAATACATGACCACTTTTGACCTTTGGACATTGGATACCGAGTTCAGTACACATGAAATGTATACAACAAGTAAAGGGAAGATGCTCTTCGGTGGAGGAGGTATTCAACCGGATGTCGTGATTCCTATTGATTCCAATGAAGTGAGTTCAAAATATAGAGAAATATATCACTCCAATAGTATAGAAGAGTTTGTATATGATCGTTTTACGAGGAAACTACCTGCTTATTCTATTGAGAATTTTTTAAGTGGCTATCACTTACCTGAGGCAGAGTTTAATGCCTTTATTTCTTTTTTACTTAAAAAGGGAATCACTGTTAACAAAGGTGAGGCAAGTCGCTTACATGAAATCATCCAGTCCGATATAGAAGCATTAGTCGGTCGTTATTATTTTGGAAGAGAGGCTTATTTTAAAATTAAGAATAGGAGAGATCATTTTATTGCTGGAGCTTTCCATTCATTGGGAGTTCCAATGCTGATGCATTAA
- a CDS encoding endonuclease/exonuclease/phosphatase family protein yields the protein MVRRTFLKKRLGYLSKTVFLFNVLAIVALLISYSASFINPKTFWPIAFFGLGYLPILIINIGFIAYWLLRKPKIATFSLFAILIGWSLLTKHWNYHSSTSMTTKSKEQIRVLSFNAHLFKDINDSKKNFKDEALKILDSIQPDIVCFQEYYSRIKGKYVISNEFKNKLGYNYHYFAESAKNDYEAYGMTIFSKYPIVNSGNILDNDYGINRISYADIQKNDSTIRVYNVHLRSFALQNEDKEFIQNPSSKIESDDHASRRVGRKLKNAFEFRSEQASSLKKHMNACTIPYIVMGDFNDTPMSYSVNLVSKGLHNAFKEKGTGWGVTHYEMLPIFQIDYIFASTNFEILSYHIIKKKLSDHYPIWSDLRLN from the coding sequence ATGGTTAGGCGCACATTCTTAAAAAAAAGATTGGGTTATTTAAGTAAGACTGTTTTCCTGTTCAACGTTCTTGCTATTGTAGCCTTATTGATTAGTTATTCTGCATCCTTCATTAATCCGAAAACATTCTGGCCCATTGCATTTTTTGGATTAGGCTATTTACCCATTCTGATCATCAACATTGGATTTATTGCTTATTGGCTATTGCGAAAACCTAAAATAGCGACCTTTTCACTTTTTGCAATTCTTATTGGTTGGTCCTTGTTAACCAAACACTGGAACTACCATTCATCGACTTCGATGACGACAAAATCAAAAGAGCAGATACGTGTATTGAGTTTTAATGCCCATTTATTTAAGGATATAAATGATTCCAAGAAAAACTTTAAAGATGAAGCCTTAAAAATATTGGATAGCATCCAACCAGATATTGTCTGTTTTCAAGAATATTATAGCAGAATAAAAGGCAAATATGTGATTTCGAATGAATTCAAAAACAAGCTTGGCTATAACTATCATTATTTTGCTGAAAGTGCCAAAAATGATTATGAAGCTTATGGTATGACCATTTTCTCAAAGTATCCCATTGTAAATTCGGGGAATATCCTGGATAACGATTATGGGATAAACCGCATCTCTTATGCTGATATACAGAAAAATGACAGCACAATTCGCGTGTATAATGTCCACCTGAGATCATTTGCACTTCAAAATGAAGATAAAGAATTCATTCAAAATCCGTCAAGCAAAATCGAGTCAGACGATCATGCTAGTCGTCGCGTAGGCAGAAAGTTAAAGAATGCATTTGAATTTAGAAGCGAGCAAGCAAGTTCTTTGAAAAAACATATGAATGCCTGTACTATACCTTATATTGTCATGGGAGATTTTAATGACACTCCAATGAGTTATTCAGTGAATCTCGTGAGTAAAGGACTTCATAACGCTTTTAAGGAAAAAGGTACAGGTTGGGGCGTTACACATTATGAAATGTTACCCATCTTTCAAATTGATTACATTTTTGCAAGTACCAATTTTGAAATATTAAGCTATCATATCATCAAGAAGAAATTATCTGATCACTACCCCATCTGGAGTGATTTAAGATTAAACTAG